The Helianthus annuus cultivar XRQ/B chromosome 16, HanXRQr2.0-SUNRISE, whole genome shotgun sequence genome includes a window with the following:
- the LOC110917470 gene encoding uncharacterized protein LOC110917470 isoform X3, whose amino-acid sequence MYQTYYVNNNNGGGTGGDQEELSVLPRHTKVVVTGNNRTKSVLVGLHGVVKKAVGLGGWHWLVLTNGIEVKLQRNALSVIEAPTGNEDDDDDDDFELENASDDTQKLHRSRHHLCKSTTGSPRNKTVGRSLFHDSQSRASFTTSRAVKIDLRKLEMAALQRYWLHFNLSGVMSNPSKEQLVDIVQRHFMSQTMDELQVIVGFVQAAKKLKMHFL is encoded by the exons ATGTACCAAACTTATTATGTCAATAATAATAATGGAGGTGGTACTGGTGGTGATCAGGAAGAGTTGAGCGTACTGCCACGTCATACTAAGGTTGTTGTCACCGGAAACAACCGTACCAAGTCTGTTCTTGTCGGCCTGCACGGTGTCGTCAAGAAGGCTGTTGGTCTTGGAGGCTGGCATTGGCTG GTGCTTACGAATGGTATAGAGGTGAAGTTACAAAGGAACGCGCTTAGTGTGATTGAAGCTCCTACTGgtaatgaagatgatgatgatgatgatgattttgagcTTGAAAATG CATCTGATGATACCCAAAAGTTGCATCGATCAAGGCACCACCTGTGTAAATCAACAACAGGGTCACCACGTAACAAGACCGTTGGTCGGTCTCTATTTCATGACTCACAGTCTAGGGCCTCCTTTACTACTTCTCGTGCTGTG AAGATTGATCTGAGAAAGCTAGAGATGGCTGCCTTGCAGAGATATTGGTTACACTTTAATCTT TCGGGCGTGATGTCCAACCCGTCAAAGGAGCAGCTTGTGGACATTGTCCAAAGGCATTTTATGTCACAG ACGATGGACGAGTTGCAAGTGATCGTGGGGTTTGTACAGGCTGCAAAGAAGCTGAAGATG CATTTTTTGTAG
- the LOC110917470 gene encoding uncharacterized protein LOC110917470 isoform X1, which produces MYQTYYVNNNNGGGTGGDQEELSVLPRHTKVVVTGNNRTKSVLVGLHGVVKKAVGLGGWHWLVLTNGIEVKLQRNALSVIEAPTGNEDDDDDDDFELENGQSNGSDMASDDTQKLHRSRHHLCKSTTGSPRNKTVGRSLFHDSQSRASFTTSRAVKIDLRKLEMAALQRYWLHFNLSGVMSNPSKEQLVDIVQRHFMSQTMDELQVIVGFVQAAKKLKMHFL; this is translated from the exons ATGTACCAAACTTATTATGTCAATAATAATAATGGAGGTGGTACTGGTGGTGATCAGGAAGAGTTGAGCGTACTGCCACGTCATACTAAGGTTGTTGTCACCGGAAACAACCGTACCAAGTCTGTTCTTGTCGGCCTGCACGGTGTCGTCAAGAAGGCTGTTGGTCTTGGAGGCTGGCATTGGCTG GTGCTTACGAATGGTATAGAGGTGAAGTTACAAAGGAACGCGCTTAGTGTGATTGAAGCTCCTACTGgtaatgaagatgatgatgatgatgatgattttgagcTTGAAAATGGTCAGTCGAATGGCTCTGATATGG CATCTGATGATACCCAAAAGTTGCATCGATCAAGGCACCACCTGTGTAAATCAACAACAGGGTCACCACGTAACAAGACCGTTGGTCGGTCTCTATTTCATGACTCACAGTCTAGGGCCTCCTTTACTACTTCTCGTGCTGTG AAGATTGATCTGAGAAAGCTAGAGATGGCTGCCTTGCAGAGATATTGGTTACACTTTAATCTT TCGGGCGTGATGTCCAACCCGTCAAAGGAGCAGCTTGTGGACATTGTCCAAAGGCATTTTATGTCACAG ACGATGGACGAGTTGCAAGTGATCGTGGGGTTTGTACAGGCTGCAAAGAAGCTGAAGATG CATTTTTTGTAG
- the LOC110917470 gene encoding uncharacterized protein LOC110917470 isoform X5 produces the protein MYQTYYVNNNNGGGTGGDQEELSVLPRHTKVVVTGNNRTKSVLVGLHGVVKKAVGLGGWHWLVLTNGIEVKLQRNALSVIEAPTASDDTQKLHRSRHHLCKSTTGSPRNKTVGRSLFHDSQSRASFTTSRAVKIDLRKLEMAALQRYWLHFNLSGVMSNPSKEQLVDIVQRHFMSQTMDELQVIVGFVQAAKKLKMHFL, from the exons ATGTACCAAACTTATTATGTCAATAATAATAATGGAGGTGGTACTGGTGGTGATCAGGAAGAGTTGAGCGTACTGCCACGTCATACTAAGGTTGTTGTCACCGGAAACAACCGTACCAAGTCTGTTCTTGTCGGCCTGCACGGTGTCGTCAAGAAGGCTGTTGGTCTTGGAGGCTGGCATTGGCTG GTGCTTACGAATGGTATAGAGGTGAAGTTACAAAGGAACGCGCTTAGTGTGATTGAAGCTCCTACTG CATCTGATGATACCCAAAAGTTGCATCGATCAAGGCACCACCTGTGTAAATCAACAACAGGGTCACCACGTAACAAGACCGTTGGTCGGTCTCTATTTCATGACTCACAGTCTAGGGCCTCCTTTACTACTTCTCGTGCTGTG AAGATTGATCTGAGAAAGCTAGAGATGGCTGCCTTGCAGAGATATTGGTTACACTTTAATCTT TCGGGCGTGATGTCCAACCCGTCAAAGGAGCAGCTTGTGGACATTGTCCAAAGGCATTTTATGTCACAG ACGATGGACGAGTTGCAAGTGATCGTGGGGTTTGTACAGGCTGCAAAGAAGCTGAAGATG CATTTTTTGTAG
- the LOC110917470 gene encoding uncharacterized protein LOC110917470 isoform X2 translates to MYQTYYVNNNNGGGTGGDQEELSVLPRHTKVVVTGNNRTKSVLVGLHGVVKKAVGLGGWHWLVLTNGIEVKLQRNALSVIEAPTGNEDDDDDDDFELENGQSNGSDMASDDTQKLHRSRHHLCKSTTGSPRNKTVGRSLFHDSQSRASFTTSRAVIDLRKLEMAALQRYWLHFNLSGVMSNPSKEQLVDIVQRHFMSQTMDELQVIVGFVQAAKKLKMHFL, encoded by the exons ATGTACCAAACTTATTATGTCAATAATAATAATGGAGGTGGTACTGGTGGTGATCAGGAAGAGTTGAGCGTACTGCCACGTCATACTAAGGTTGTTGTCACCGGAAACAACCGTACCAAGTCTGTTCTTGTCGGCCTGCACGGTGTCGTCAAGAAGGCTGTTGGTCTTGGAGGCTGGCATTGGCTG GTGCTTACGAATGGTATAGAGGTGAAGTTACAAAGGAACGCGCTTAGTGTGATTGAAGCTCCTACTGgtaatgaagatgatgatgatgatgatgattttgagcTTGAAAATGGTCAGTCGAATGGCTCTGATATGG CATCTGATGATACCCAAAAGTTGCATCGATCAAGGCACCACCTGTGTAAATCAACAACAGGGTCACCACGTAACAAGACCGTTGGTCGGTCTCTATTTCATGACTCACAGTCTAGGGCCTCCTTTACTACTTCTCGTGCTGTG ATTGATCTGAGAAAGCTAGAGATGGCTGCCTTGCAGAGATATTGGTTACACTTTAATCTT TCGGGCGTGATGTCCAACCCGTCAAAGGAGCAGCTTGTGGACATTGTCCAAAGGCATTTTATGTCACAG ACGATGGACGAGTTGCAAGTGATCGTGGGGTTTGTACAGGCTGCAAAGAAGCTGAAGATG CATTTTTTGTAG
- the LOC110917470 gene encoding uncharacterized protein LOC110917470 isoform X4: MYQTYYVNNNNGGGTGGDQEELSVLPRHTKVVVTGNNRTKSVLVGLHGVVKKAVGLGGWHWLVLTNGIEVKLQRNALSVIEAPTGNEDDDDDDDFELENGQSNGSDMASDDTQKLHRSRHHLCKSTTGSPRNKTVGRSLFHDSQSRASFTTSRAVSGVMSNPSKEQLVDIVQRHFMSQTMDELQVIVGFVQAAKKLKMHFL, from the exons ATGTACCAAACTTATTATGTCAATAATAATAATGGAGGTGGTACTGGTGGTGATCAGGAAGAGTTGAGCGTACTGCCACGTCATACTAAGGTTGTTGTCACCGGAAACAACCGTACCAAGTCTGTTCTTGTCGGCCTGCACGGTGTCGTCAAGAAGGCTGTTGGTCTTGGAGGCTGGCATTGGCTG GTGCTTACGAATGGTATAGAGGTGAAGTTACAAAGGAACGCGCTTAGTGTGATTGAAGCTCCTACTGgtaatgaagatgatgatgatgatgatgattttgagcTTGAAAATGGTCAGTCGAATGGCTCTGATATGG CATCTGATGATACCCAAAAGTTGCATCGATCAAGGCACCACCTGTGTAAATCAACAACAGGGTCACCACGTAACAAGACCGTTGGTCGGTCTCTATTTCATGACTCACAGTCTAGGGCCTCCTTTACTACTTCTCGTGCTGTG TCGGGCGTGATGTCCAACCCGTCAAAGGAGCAGCTTGTGGACATTGTCCAAAGGCATTTTATGTCACAG ACGATGGACGAGTTGCAAGTGATCGTGGGGTTTGTACAGGCTGCAAAGAAGCTGAAGATG CATTTTTTGTAG